A DNA window from bacterium contains the following coding sequences:
- a CDS encoding flavohemoglobin expression-modulating QEGLA motif protein, producing the protein MSLAAYKQKIKTLSERIIEAQKPIRILDAIKWEPWVEAEIKKWKFKSFPHLSPADYAKIKLGYNPAHKKEEFVEIAAQIVRSLGAKDPVGRLLLSMTEQYIDVIHMVESRGTKKFWEYSKKLYGSPKDHFYDKNKSTLDLGFMLNNILGKIHDCTPGPEQIEDISAGRAVNILNKRFKDYFHGLPVKALISDGIIADAAAGSDKVKIKRGATFSKRDIDILEVHEGWVHLGTTLNGKSQSVAKWLSKGPPRCTTTQEGLAVIMEIFSFHTYPKRAQTINNRILGINMAEDGANILDVIRFFRDQGYDENECLTMAKRVFRGGPLEGGAPFTKDIVYCRGFVENYNFMRAAIRLGKPHLIPFLFVGKVNVQDIPLLYRLHQEGIVDAPKILPPQFRDLNGVAVWMAFSSFLNQIDMNLIQKHYDDLFKKYL; encoded by the coding sequence ATGTCTCTTGCGGCTTACAAACAAAAAATTAAAACTCTCTCCGAGCGGATCATAGAAGCTCAAAAACCTATTCGTATATTGGATGCCATTAAATGGGAGCCCTGGGTTGAAGCCGAAATTAAAAAGTGGAAATTTAAAAGTTTTCCTCATTTAAGTCCCGCTGATTATGCTAAAATCAAATTAGGATATAATCCGGCTCACAAAAAAGAGGAGTTTGTAGAAATTGCAGCTCAAATTGTTAGAAGCCTTGGGGCAAAAGATCCCGTTGGCCGCTTACTTCTTTCGATGACCGAACAATATATCGACGTGATACACATGGTGGAATCACGCGGAACTAAAAAGTTTTGGGAATATTCCAAAAAACTCTACGGTTCCCCCAAAGACCACTTTTACGACAAGAATAAATCAACCCTCGATTTGGGTTTTATGCTCAATAATATTTTGGGGAAAATCCATGACTGCACCCCTGGCCCCGAGCAAATAGAAGATATTTCAGCGGGAAGAGCCGTCAACATATTAAATAAGCGTTTTAAAGATTATTTTCACGGGCTACCGGTAAAAGCACTTATTTCGGATGGTATTATTGCTGATGCCGCAGCTGGCAGTGACAAAGTAAAAATAAAGCGGGGTGCTACATTTTCTAAACGAGATATTGATATTTTAGAAGTTCACGAGGGCTGGGTTCATTTAGGAACAACATTAAATGGAAAAAGTCAGAGCGTTGCCAAATGGCTGAGTAAGGGTCCTCCTCGCTGCACTACCACTCAAGAGGGGCTGGCTGTTATCATGGAAATTTTTTCGTTTCATACTTATCCTAAGCGCGCACAAACAATCAACAACCGCATTTTAGGCATTAACATGGCAGAAGATGGTGCCAATATTTTAGATGTAATCCGTTTTTTTAGAGACCAGGGTTATGACGAAAATGAATGTCTTACCATGGCTAAACGTGTTTTTCGGGGAGGTCCATTGGAAGGCGGAGCCCCTTTTACAAAAGATATTGTTTATTGCCGTGGCTTTGTAGAAAACTATAACTTCATGCGTGCGGCTATTCGCCTTGGAAAACCTCATCTCATTCCTTTTTTATTTGTGGGAAAAGTGAATGTTCAGGACATCCCCCTCTTATACCGCCTGCATCAGGAAGGTATTGTTGATGCACCCAAAATTCTCCCCCCACAATTTCGCGATTTAAATGGAGTGGCCGTATGGATGGCTTTTTCTAGTTTTCTTAATCAGATTGATATGAACTTAATTCAGAAACACTACGATGATTTGTTTAAGAAGTATCTTTAA
- a CDS encoding YqgE/AlgH family protein, giving the protein MITENPCFLVAMPQLMDPNFVKSVVIMIHQASDGAMGLAINNAFPDLSVDRFARTQGMEYHPSFIDVPVYCGGPVQPESGWILHTNDTLEEKQKIADGLYFSVTKESLEKLLQEEGKPFKLILGYAGWDAGQLKQEMIDGSWITAPINTTHLFKTNPDEVWKNVLTDMGINPANLLIGGGVH; this is encoded by the coding sequence ATGATTACGGAAAATCCATGCTTTTTAGTGGCCATGCCTCAATTGATGGATCCCAATTTCGTAAAAAGTGTTGTTATCATGATTCATCAAGCTAGTGATGGCGCCATGGGACTTGCCATTAATAATGCCTTCCCTGATTTATCCGTCGACCGCTTTGCGCGCACACAGGGAATGGAATATCATCCTTCATTTATTGATGTGCCGGTGTATTGTGGAGGACCTGTACAACCTGAAAGTGGCTGGATTTTGCACACCAATGACACTCTTGAAGAAAAGCAAAAAATTGCTGACGGACTTTATTTTAGTGTTACCAAAGAATCGTTAGAAAAACTTTTACAAGAAGAAGGAAAACCCTTTAAACTCATTTTAGGCTATGCCGGATGGGATGCAGGACAACTTAAACAAGAAATGATTGATGGCTCTTGGATTACAGCCCCCATCAACACCACTCATTTATTTAAAACCAATCCTGACGAGGTTTGGAAAAACGTTTTAACCGATATGGGAATTAACCCTGCCAATTTGTTGATTGGCGGCGGCGTTCACTAA
- a CDS encoding LemA family protein: MKTKLLSFLGLLILLNLNACGYNSLVSADEAVSGSWAQVENVYQRRADLIPNLVETVKGYASHEKETLEGVIEARSNLTKINLTAEDLDNPEKMARFQEAQNQITSALSKLMLLKESYPDLKANQNFLALQSQLEGTENRIAVERQRFNEASQYYNTLRRKFPTVLIAKMFDFKEKAYFKSDAGSEKAPTVKFN; the protein is encoded by the coding sequence ATGAAAACTAAACTCTTATCATTTTTAGGCCTGCTTATTTTATTAAATCTTAATGCGTGCGGCTATAATAGCCTGGTATCAGCCGATGAAGCCGTATCAGGAAGTTGGGCTCAGGTTGAAAATGTCTATCAAAGACGAGCCGATCTTATTCCTAATTTGGTAGAAACAGTGAAAGGTTATGCTTCTCACGAAAAAGAAACTTTGGAAGGTGTTATTGAGGCCCGCTCCAATTTAACCAAAATCAATCTCACAGCTGAAGACTTGGACAACCCCGAAAAAATGGCACGTTTTCAGGAAGCTCAAAATCAAATCACGTCTGCTTTAAGTAAGCTTATGCTTCTTAAAGAAAGTTATCCCGATTTAAAAGCAAACCAAAACTTTTTAGCATTGCAAAGTCAATTGGAAGGCACCGAAAATCGCATTGCCGTAGAACGCCAACGTTTTAACGAAGCTTCACAATATTACAACACCTTACGCCGTAAATTTCCCACGGTATTAATTGCCAAAATGTTCGATTTTAAAGAAAAAGCTTATTTTAAATCGGACGCAGGTAGTGAAAAAGCTCCTACGGTGAAGTTTAACTGA
- a CDS encoding nucleoside deaminase — protein sequence MKKAIFAAKTGFKKGQSPFGAVIVKNGKIIVATHNHVWKNGDATAHAEVTAIRLACKKLKTIDLSDCIIYSTTEPCPMCFAAIHWARIGTIVYGATIADAARAGFNELSVSNRTLNKLGKAKMKIKSGVLRKEAVELFKVWTRSAFYQPY from the coding sequence ATGAAAAAGGCAATTTTTGCCGCTAAAACTGGTTTTAAAAAGGGACAATCGCCCTTTGGAGCGGTCATTGTCAAAAACGGAAAAATTATTGTGGCCACTCATAATCATGTGTGGAAAAACGGCGATGCCACAGCTCATGCTGAGGTCACTGCTATTCGTTTAGCCTGTAAGAAGCTCAAAACAATCGATTTATCGGATTGCATAATTTATTCCACAACCGAACCTTGTCCCATGTGTTTTGCGGCCATTCATTGGGCACGGATTGGCACAATTGTTTATGGAGCAACTATTGCCGATGCGGCACGGGCGGGTTTTAACGAGCTGAGTGTGTCGAATCGTACTCTTAATAAATTAGGGAAAGCCAAGATGAAAATTAAGAGTGGAGTTTTGCGGAAAGAAGCTGTGGAGTTGTTTAAAGTGTGGACGAGGAGTGCGTTTTATCAGCCATATTAA
- a CDS encoding glycosyltransferase produces the protein MRSSSIAILTTTVVISFLLWVFINKPHHPVESSYPINSISFNPYQRYESPFNGTVITPDHLEKDIQLLKNKSKTLRLYSSTFGMEITPQVAKKYKLSVIGCAFIQYKLVDNPQNDIEVDAAIEMARNNRNVTKLIIGNETQLHKTVPQEELVTYLERARKKLRTPVSTAEPWDFWITNPEFADNVDFIAIHVLPYWAEIPINEAVDYVVGKYRAVKNMYPYKEVFIAETGWPSDGPQRGAAVPSVTNQAQFVRDFIERAEKEKIPYNIIEAFDQPWKQSTEGNVGEHWGIMDADRHDKFPIKGPVLEDPNWKYWAFASTILGLLASSLFVLRRHDLHLKGRIFSVFMFQLAAALATQLAREASDQYMSPGDIIFWMIVITAQTLLAIILLTDAVEIADVVGNAPLKRRYLPANADLPPDAPFVSIHLACCKEPPSMVIATIDSLAKLEYPNYEVIVVDNNTPDENLWKPVEARCKELGKRFRFFHLEKWPGFKAGALNFALKQTDPRAQVVGVVDADYVVASNWLKATLPYFIADKDIALVQAPQEHREWSDNLFTRMENDEYTGFFRIGMVQRNEHNAIIQHGTMTLIDRATLVKLNGWAEWCICEDAELGLRILNEKKKSVYLDHAFGHGLVPDSYEAYAKQRFRWAYGAMRILRHHWKTMFGLEGNLNPAQRYQFVKGWLPWIGDSLHLLFTFTGLLWSGMLIFDPLKTEFPEPIFIYPALALVVLRILGTLWTYTARVKIGKRRTLMAMIAGGALTHRIARAVMQGLITNSQPFYRTPKMDKDAPILKNLLSVREEIFFTTLLYASAFGVYRVFGTVNFSAIIWIVALIIQSFPYLAAITAALVSGASSLKRKMEIKQKAA, from the coding sequence ATGAGATCTTCTTCGATTGCGATTTTAACTACCACTGTTGTTATCAGCTTTCTACTGTGGGTATTTATCAATAAACCTCACCACCCTGTAGAATCAAGCTACCCTATCAACAGTATTTCATTTAATCCGTATCAACGTTACGAATCGCCCTTTAACGGCACGGTTATTACTCCCGATCATTTAGAAAAAGACATTCAGCTCCTTAAAAATAAATCTAAAACTCTGCGTTTGTATAGCTCCACTTTTGGTATGGAAATTACCCCCCAGGTAGCCAAAAAATATAAACTGAGCGTGATTGGCTGCGCTTTTATTCAGTATAAATTGGTTGATAACCCCCAAAATGATATAGAAGTAGACGCAGCCATTGAAATGGCCCGTAATAACAGAAATGTAACTAAACTTATTATTGGTAACGAAACACAGCTGCACAAAACCGTACCACAAGAAGAATTGGTAACCTATTTGGAACGGGCTCGCAAAAAATTACGCACTCCAGTATCCACAGCCGAACCTTGGGATTTTTGGATTACTAACCCTGAATTTGCCGATAATGTAGATTTTATTGCTATACACGTACTACCTTACTGGGCCGAAATTCCTATTAATGAGGCCGTAGATTATGTAGTAGGCAAATACCGTGCGGTAAAAAACATGTATCCGTACAAAGAAGTATTTATTGCCGAAACAGGCTGGCCCAGCGATGGCCCTCAAAGAGGAGCGGCAGTTCCTTCTGTAACAAACCAGGCACAATTTGTTCGCGACTTTATTGAACGCGCCGAAAAAGAAAAAATTCCCTACAATATCATTGAAGCATTTGATCAACCCTGGAAACAATCCACAGAAGGTAATGTGGGAGAACACTGGGGCATTATGGATGCCGACCGTCATGACAAATTTCCTATCAAAGGTCCGGTATTAGAAGATCCAAATTGGAAATACTGGGCTTTTGCCTCTACTATTTTGGGACTACTGGCCTCTAGTCTTTTTGTTTTAAGACGCCACGATCTGCATTTAAAAGGACGTATTTTTTCGGTATTCATGTTTCAGCTGGCAGCGGCTCTGGCCACACAGCTAGCCCGAGAAGCCTCCGATCAATACATGTCACCCGGAGACATTATTTTTTGGATGATTGTCATTACAGCTCAAACCCTGCTTGCTATTATTTTACTGACGGATGCGGTAGAAATTGCCGACGTGGTGGGTAATGCACCGCTTAAAAGGCGCTATCTCCCGGCAAATGCCGATTTACCTCCAGATGCCCCTTTTGTTTCTATCCATTTAGCTTGCTGTAAAGAACCACCGTCGATGGTGATTGCTACTATTGATAGCTTAGCTAAACTGGAATACCCCAACTACGAAGTGATTGTGGTTGATAACAATACTCCCGATGAAAACCTATGGAAGCCCGTAGAAGCACGCTGTAAAGAGCTTGGTAAGCGTTTTAGATTTTTTCATTTAGAAAAATGGCCAGGCTTTAAAGCGGGAGCCCTTAATTTTGCATTAAAACAAACCGACCCACGTGCACAAGTTGTAGGTGTGGTAGACGCCGATTATGTAGTGGCCTCTAATTGGCTAAAAGCCACTCTTCCCTATTTTATTGCCGATAAAGATATTGCTTTAGTGCAAGCCCCGCAAGAACATCGTGAATGGAGTGATAATTTATTCACGCGTATGGAAAACGATGAGTACACCGGCTTTTTTAGAATTGGCATGGTTCAGCGTAACGAACACAATGCTATTATCCAGCACGGCACCATGACACTCATCGACAGAGCTACATTAGTAAAGCTAAATGGCTGGGCCGAATGGTGCATTTGTGAAGATGCCGAACTGGGTTTACGTATCTTAAATGAAAAGAAAAAATCGGTTTATCTCGATCACGCTTTTGGCCATGGACTTGTGCCCGATAGTTACGAAGCCTATGCCAAGCAACGTTTTAGATGGGCTTATGGGGCCATGCGTATTTTGCGACATCATTGGAAAACCATGTTTGGTTTAGAAGGTAATTTAAATCCGGCACAACGCTATCAGTTTGTTAAAGGCTGGCTTCCCTGGATTGGTGATTCGCTCCACCTGCTCTTTACCTTTACAGGCTTGTTGTGGAGCGGCATGCTTATTTTTGATCCGCTTAAAACAGAATTTCCTGAGCCTATCTTTATTTATCCCGCGCTGGCACTGGTTGTATTACGTATTTTAGGTACTTTATGGACCTACACGGCTCGTGTAAAAATTGGCAAAAGAAGAACACTGATGGCCATGATAGCCGGAGGCGCTCTTACTCACCGTATTGCACGCGCTGTGATGCAGGGTTTAATTACCAACTCACAACCTTTCTATCGCACACCTAAAATGGATAAAGATGCCCCCATTCTTAAAAACCTGTTATCGGTACGCGAGGAAATTTTCTTTACTACTCTTTTATATGCATCGGCCTTTGGTGTTTATCGTGTTTTTGGAACCGTTAATTTTTCGGCCATTATTTGGATTGTTGCACTCATCATTCAAAGCTTTCCCTATTTAGCAGCCATTACGGCCGCTTTAGTAAGTGGTGCTTCTAGCCTAAAGCGCAAAATGGAAATAAAGCAAAAAGCCGCATGA
- a CDS encoding DUF692 domain-containing protein — MNFPFLGFGLGLRPKHYPTITTHWPKVDWFEALSENYMIPGGQPLYYLDQIAARYPIVLHGVSMSLGSADPINRKHLNELKKLMARTKARWVSDHLCWTGIQKQNSHDLLPLPYTDEALHNIVSKIKQVQNELGQAILVENVSSYLEYTHSHITEWDFLKLVAQESGCYLLLDINNIYVSAKNHNFDAVTYINAIPQDKVKQFHLAGHSNLKSFLLDTHDHAVKKSVWELYRYALKRFGPVSTMIERDDKIPAFEKLFEELQIAKRIYEDEFTKNPKSYLAAS, encoded by the coding sequence ATGAATTTTCCCTTTTTAGGTTTTGGCTTAGGTCTCCGCCCCAAGCATTATCCCACCATCACAACCCACTGGCCCAAGGTGGATTGGTTTGAAGCTTTATCTGAAAACTACATGATCCCGGGTGGACAACCCCTTTATTACTTAGATCAAATCGCTGCACGCTATCCTATAGTTCTCCACGGCGTGTCGATGTCCCTAGGCTCGGCTGACCCCATCAACAGAAAACATTTAAATGAATTAAAAAAACTGATGGCGCGTACCAAGGCTCGTTGGGTGTCCGATCACCTGTGCTGGACCGGTATTCAGAAACAAAACTCGCACGATCTTTTACCCTTGCCCTATACCGATGAAGCGCTCCACAATATTGTTTCCAAAATAAAACAAGTTCAAAACGAATTAGGGCAAGCTATTTTGGTAGAAAATGTTTCCAGCTATTTGGAATATACCCATTCCCATATTACCGAATGGGATTTTTTAAAGTTAGTCGCCCAAGAATCGGGTTGTTACCTCTTGCTCGATATTAACAATATTTATGTGAGTGCTAAAAATCACAATTTTGATGCTGTAACGTATATAAATGCCATCCCTCAGGATAAGGTAAAACAGTTTCATCTGGCAGGTCATAGCAATTTAAAATCATTTTTACTCGATACGCACGATCACGCGGTTAAAAAATCGGTATGGGAACTTTATCGTTACGCTTTAAAACGCTTTGGCCCCGTATCCACCATGATTGAACGAGACGATAAAATTCCAGCATTTGAAAAGCTTTTTGAAGAATTACAAATTGCAAAAAGGATTTATGAGGACGAGTTTACAAAAAACCCAAAATCTTATCTGGCGGCTTCTTAA
- a CDS encoding CDP-alcohol phosphatidyltransferase family protein, which translates to MTNFEKSLKPRSVEEWLDYYFYRRVAHFLVPLFIKLKFSPNQISTLSMLTGFLAAYMVLRHHFILSALLVMLTIVFDCSDGQVARLTGQTSPLGRIVDGACDFFWVLSYWLGIYFSGYFQAHNLPVLYLMIVSGAGVAIHCWRYDAAKILYQGFLADQPETPMNQDDARRIIKQSAQKWDVVGTFLGMCMFIQLYFVNDSMAQTRHVAYSPEAREKIKEVLEPMMRSWTWMGESHHNTALLIGVLCMAFSPYPLIAIFIYILVPLNLWYFSLEYRWGKAVKQIKDTIT; encoded by the coding sequence ATGACCAATTTTGAAAAATCGCTTAAACCCCGTTCGGTGGAAGAATGGCTAGATTATTACTTTTACCGTAGGGTGGCCCATTTTTTGGTGCCTCTTTTTATTAAACTTAAATTTTCGCCCAATCAAATCAGTACGCTGAGTATGCTTACCGGTTTTTTGGCAGCTTACATGGTTTTAAGGCATCATTTTATTCTATCGGCACTTTTGGTGATGCTTACTATTGTGTTTGATTGTTCCGATGGGCAGGTAGCTCGTCTTACCGGACAAACAAGTCCGTTAGGTCGTATTGTAGATGGCGCTTGTGATTTCTTTTGGGTACTCTCCTATTGGCTGGGTATTTATTTTTCGGGCTATTTTCAGGCGCACAACTTGCCGGTATTGTATTTGATGATTGTGTCGGGAGCGGGTGTGGCTATTCATTGCTGGCGTTATGATGCTGCTAAAATTTTATACCAAGGTTTTTTGGCAGATCAGCCTGAAACGCCCATGAATCAGGATGATGCTCGGCGTATTATCAAACAATCGGCCCAAAAATGGGATGTGGTGGGGACCTTTTTGGGCATGTGTATGTTTATTCAACTTTACTTTGTAAATGATTCCATGGCACAAACCCGACATGTGGCTTATTCACCCGAGGCGCGCGAAAAAATAAAAGAAGTTTTAGAACCCATGATGCGTTCCTGGACCTGGATGGGGGAGAGTCATCACAACACAGCGCTATTAATAGGTGTATTATGTATGGCTTTTTCGCCGTATCCTCTAATAGCTATTTTTATTTATATTTTGGTGCCGTTAAATCTTTGGTATTTTAGTTTAGAATATCGTTGGGGCAAAGCTGTAAAGCAGATTAAAGACACAATAACATGA
- a CDS encoding RluA family pseudouridine synthase: MIESPLEPRSRNSAATRFDPPVKRYQWFPQSDMSFDEFKKIFCDKLKLATEKFDNMITHGGIYVETNRILKETIPEKVFKNVAITLYRFLSEPEDIPLNDKHILYNNQGLVAVNKPAWLPTQGTRVSLLYTLENKLREFLKRPKLTALHRLDRQTSGVVLFSDDEKRIAWVMKQFENNSIHKQYHAWIEKKPEQDTWETTGYMVRDFSRLPKIYFKLAAEKKDDKSRFSHTRFSYKGEKDKLHLIEASPITGRTHQIRVHLKHLGFPIVGDDLYEGNTSIAPRTQLHALSLTLPGLESKKTMILTAPIPEDFITFQKSNYLV, encoded by the coding sequence ATGATTGAATCTCCTTTAGAACCTCGAAGTCGCAATAGCGCTGCCACTCGCTTTGACCCTCCCGTAAAACGCTATCAGTGGTTTCCGCAAAGCGACATGAGCTTTGACGAATTCAAAAAAATCTTTTGTGACAAATTAAAACTGGCTACCGAAAAATTTGATAACATGATCACCCACGGCGGGATTTATGTAGAAACCAACCGCATTTTAAAAGAAACGATTCCCGAAAAAGTTTTTAAGAATGTGGCCATTACGCTGTATCGTTTTTTAAGTGAGCCGGAGGATATTCCCCTCAATGACAAGCACATCCTTTATAACAACCAAGGTTTAGTGGCCGTGAATAAGCCCGCATGGCTCCCTACCCAAGGAACACGCGTGAGCCTTTTGTACACACTCGAAAATAAGTTAAGAGAATTTTTAAAACGCCCCAAGCTTACGGCCCTGCATAGACTTGATCGCCAAACCAGTGGTGTGGTTTTATTCAGTGACGATGAGAAACGTATTGCCTGGGTGATGAAACAATTTGAAAACAATAGCATCCACAAACAGTATCACGCCTGGATTGAGAAAAAGCCGGAGCAAGATACATGGGAAACAACAGGCTACATGGTGCGTGATTTCTCGAGACTCCCCAAAATTTATTTTAAACTAGCCGCCGAGAAAAAGGACGACAAATCGCGTTTTAGCCACACACGCTTTAGCTACAAAGGCGAAAAAGATAAGCTCCATTTAATTGAAGCTTCCCCCATTACCGGACGTACACACCAGATACGGGTGCATTTAAAACATCTGGGATTTCCTATTGTGGGTGATGATTTATACGAGGGAAATACAAGCATTGCCCCCAGAACTCAGCTGCATGCGTTAAGCTTAACGCTCCCTGGTTTAGAATCGAAAAAAACGATGATTCTTACTGCTCCTATCCCCGAGGATTTTATAACATTTCAAAAATCAAACTATCTTGTATAA
- a CDS encoding SAM-dependent chlorinase/fluorinase: MKGLVTLTSDFGTQDAYVGSLHGAVYSTYPKAVIADISHHIASYNIADGAFVLGVATRTYPQGTVHVGVVDPGVGSSRKPIIVEADGHFFVGPDNGLFSLVYLQSKKVTVYEITNKKYFPRALSSTFHGRDLFCPVAAHLAKGVKPSRIGTKIKKPVVLDLYQNQISKQKVSGRIVYIDKFGNCMTSIPKAAAIALLKKKFTVTVKNKKFSILHQTYSQVPVGKPVMVFSSHGLLEMARFKANLATLWKLKVGDKVTIVSG, from the coding sequence ATGAAAGGCCTTGTTACACTCACAAGCGATTTTGGCACTCAAGATGCCTACGTGGGTTCTTTGCATGGAGCTGTTTACAGCACCTATCCAAAAGCTGTTATTGCCGACATTTCACACCATATTGCTTCCTATAATATTGCCGATGGTGCTTTTGTACTGGGAGTTGCTACCCGCACTTATCCTCAAGGTACAGTGCATGTAGGAGTTGTGGATCCGGGAGTAGGGAGTAGCCGTAAACCTATTATTGTGGAGGCCGATGGGCATTTTTTTGTGGGGCCCGATAATGGATTGTTTAGTCTTGTTTACCTCCAAAGTAAAAAAGTAACGGTATATGAAATAACTAATAAAAAATATTTTCCCAGGGCTTTAAGCTCTACCTTTCATGGTCGTGATTTATTCTGTCCTGTTGCTGCGCATTTGGCTAAAGGTGTAAAACCGTCTCGTATTGGAACAAAAATTAAAAAGCCTGTTGTACTTGATCTTTATCAGAATCAAATTTCCAAACAAAAAGTAAGCGGGCGTATTGTGTATATTGATAAGTTTGGAAATTGCATGACGAGTATTCCCAAAGCGGCAGCTATCGCTTTGTTAAAAAAGAAATTTACGGTAACGGTTAAAAACAAAAAGTTTTCTATACTTCATCAAACCTATTCGCAAGTACCCGTTGGAAAACCCGTGATGGTTTTTAGCAGCCATGGCTTGCTTGAAATGGCACGCTTTAAGGCGAATCTGGCTACGCTTTGGAAATTAAAAGTAGGGGATAAGGTTACGATTGTTTCAGGATAA
- a CDS encoding tRNA (cytidine(34)-2'-O)-methyltransferase, producing the protein MLNIVLVNPQIPPNTGNIARLCAGLSLKLHLVKPLGFSTDDRYLKRAGLDYWEHVNLTYHESFEALQQQYPTGRYYYLTTKSKRPYTSVSFKENDFLVFGPETAGLSKDLLEKNADYTLTIPMTGPIRSFNLSSSVAMVAGEALRQIRESLIAYR; encoded by the coding sequence ATGCTTAATATTGTTTTGGTAAATCCCCAAATTCCGCCTAACACCGGTAACATTGCGCGTTTGTGTGCCGGGCTATCGCTTAAACTTCATTTAGTAAAACCTTTGGGTTTTTCTACCGACGATCGCTATTTAAAGCGTGCAGGGCTCGATTATTGGGAGCATGTCAACTTAACCTATCATGAGTCTTTTGAGGCTCTTCAACAACAATATCCTACCGGACGCTATTATTATTTGACGACAAAATCCAAAAGGCCGTATACTTCGGTTAGTTTTAAAGAAAATGATTTTTTAGTGTTTGGGCCCGAAACTGCCGGGCTTTCCAAAGATCTTTTAGAAAAAAACGCCGACTACACACTGACTATACCCATGACTGGTCCTATCCGTAGCTTTAATCTATCCAGCAGCGTGGCCATGGTAGCCGGTGAAGCCTTGCGGCAAATTCGTGAATCGCTGATCGCTTATCGTTGA
- a CDS encoding DNA-binding domain-containing protein codes for MRTSLQKTQNLIWRLLKEPEGVAKALKRKKISLPIKAGKKLTSVERLDIYANMYFFRIRDALMSDYKACYHVLGHDTFHNLITDYLQKNPSRYYSLRFTGEKLATFLKKHPLSKKHPYSSDLASLEWALLDSFDAADDKPLTMEDLKAYTPDSWANATLTTSPSVILIKSAWPLKMIYEAGIKKKKLGKIKKEETYICVWRQDFKVYYRTLSKTEAGLLNKLKKEITAGELSQKIAKTVKTDEAPQEIARYFKKWMQAGLILKQS; via the coding sequence ATGAGGACGAGTTTACAAAAAACCCAAAATCTTATCTGGCGGCTTCTTAAAGAACCCGAAGGAGTTGCAAAAGCTCTTAAGCGGAAAAAGATTTCTCTGCCCATTAAAGCGGGTAAAAAGCTCACCAGCGTGGAGCGATTGGATATTTATGCCAATATGTATTTTTTTAGAATCCGCGACGCCTTGATGAGTGATTACAAAGCGTGTTATCACGTGCTTGGCCATGACACCTTTCATAATCTGATTACCGATTACTTGCAAAAAAACCCATCCCGTTATTATTCGCTGCGTTTCACGGGAGAAAAGCTGGCCACTTTTTTAAAAAAACATCCCCTATCAAAAAAACACCCCTATAGTTCAGATTTAGCTTCTCTTGAATGGGCACTGCTTGATTCGTTTGACGCTGCCGATGACAAACCTCTTACCATGGAAGATCTAAAAGCTTACACGCCAGATTCATGGGCCAATGCAACACTCACCACAAGCCCTTCGGTCATACTTATAAAATCGGCCTGGCCTCTCAAAATGATTTATGAGGCAGGCATAAAAAAGAAAAAATTGGGAAAAATAAAAAAGGAAGAAACGTATATCTGCGTATGGCGACAAGACTTTAAAGTTTATTATAGAACTCTTTCCAAAACAGAAGCAGGCCTTCTTAATAAACTTAAAAAAGAAATTACCGCCGGAGAACTTTCTCAAAAAATAGCCAAAACAGTGAAAACAGATGAAGCCCCACAAGAAATCGCCCGTTATTTTAAAAAATGGATGCAAGCTGGACTTATCCTGAAACAATCGTAA